From a single Methanooceanicella nereidis genomic region:
- a CDS encoding fluoride efflux transporter FluC, whose protein sequence is MEAVILVGIGGAIGSMLRYTFSRMSPVQGLPSGTLAVNVTGSFMLSLLTFSGITGGIYELLCTGMLGGFTTMSSFGFETFRMIEDKDHYTALANIILNVVGSLMGIYIGYMLLS, encoded by the coding sequence ATGGAGGCGGTAATACTCGTAGGGATCGGTGGCGCCATAGGTTCGATGCTCAGGTACACGTTCTCGCGAATGAGCCCTGTACAGGGACTTCCCTCCGGGACGCTGGCAGTGAACGTTACCGGCAGCTTCATGCTGTCTCTTTTAACGTTCTCCGGTATTACAGGGGGAATTTATGAACTCTTATGCACGGGCATGCTGGGCGGTTTCACCACCATGTCATCGTTCGGGTTCGAGACTTTCAGGATGATAGAGGATAAAGATCATTATACGGCCCTGGCGAACATTATATTGAATGTCGTGGGAAGTTTAATGGGGATTTACATAGGTTATATGTTACTGAGTTGA
- the crcB gene encoding fluoride efflux transporter CrcB — protein sequence MIIKRLEPYLLVSAGGFAGACSRYVVSGLIPDMPGILIVNLLGCFLLGFLMYESIYIGAFSQHTRMVYGVGFIGAFTTFSTFSYQTYIASPLAAFINVMLNVGLGILCVFAGRSVAIRLSGLR from the coding sequence ATTATCATTAAAAGACTGGAGCCTTATCTTCTTGTGTCCGCAGGTGGGTTCGCAGGCGCCTGCTCACGGTATGTTGTCTCCGGGTTGATACCTGATATGCCCGGTATCCTTATCGTGAATCTTCTGGGCTGCTTCCTGCTGGGGTTCTTGATGTACGAGTCGATCTACATCGGGGCTTTTAGCCAGCATACCCGCATGGTCTATGGGGTGGGGTTCATAGGCGCCTTTACGACATTCTCGACGTTCAGCTATCAGACTTATATTGCATCTCCATTAGCTGCATTTATTAACGTAATGCTGAACGTGGGGCTGGGGATACTTTGCGTTTTCGCGGGCAGGTCCGTCGCTATCAGGCTGTCGGGGTTGAGATAG
- a CDS encoding GMP synthase subunit A: MEKLKILIINNYGQTCHLIHRSLRDLGMDAKLVPNTSSVEDILKAAPDGLVFSGGPTMDRVGNGEQLIRIDLPILGICLGHQLMAKTYGGEIRTGHLGGFARIDIEVLEEDDILKGMAPKTVVWASHQDEVAKLPPEFIQLARSNVCEIEAMKHKTKPLYGVQWHPEVSHTEKGIDLLKNFLEVCSSHK; encoded by the coding sequence ATGGAGAAGCTCAAGATCCTTATTATCAATAATTATGGGCAAACATGCCACCTTATACACAGGTCGCTGCGCGACCTCGGCATGGACGCAAAATTAGTGCCCAATACGTCCTCAGTGGAGGACATTTTAAAGGCCGCCCCTGACGGCCTGGTATTCAGCGGAGGCCCGACCATGGACCGTGTCGGGAACGGCGAACAGCTGATCAGGATAGACCTGCCGATACTGGGCATCTGCCTGGGCCACCAGCTAATGGCGAAAACTTACGGCGGTGAGATCAGGACAGGCCATCTCGGAGGGTTTGCGCGTATAGACATCGAAGTGCTGGAGGAAGACGACATACTGAAAGGCATGGCACCGAAGACCGTCGTATGGGCATCGCACCAGGACGAGGTGGCAAAATTACCGCCCGAATTCATACAGTTGGCCCGTTCGAACGTATGCGAGATAGAAGCGATGAAACATAAGACTAAGCCGTTATACGGTGTCCAGTGGCACCCGGAAGTCTCCCATACGGAAAAAGGAATAGACCTTTTGAAAAACTTCCTCGAAGTTTGTAGCAGTCATAAATGA
- a CDS encoding YkgJ family cysteine cluster protein: protein MNDRRITQILGDLESRIEEAGSIDAGHIAIKVKETGFACRQCAECCKNSCGDNTVAVFPFEIRKIMGETGMDWLDIVNPPESEDIDDNGHIHTFEWVLRKKPDGDCLFLDGDGKCKIYEIRPYICRTYPMRLDEDGLETFVCKGLKCGMIDDVEALSIAKTLKDRYITELKETFSLFEKYDGSASSGPVTEDRIYVVHDSEGRRKVRMSEDGGTYFL, encoded by the coding sequence ATGAACGACAGGAGAATAACTCAGATATTAGGCGATCTGGAGAGCCGCATCGAAGAAGCCGGTTCTATCGATGCAGGTCATATCGCAATAAAGGTAAAAGAGACGGGTTTCGCGTGCAGGCAGTGCGCGGAATGCTGTAAAAACTCTTGCGGGGATAATACTGTAGCAGTGTTCCCGTTCGAGATCAGGAAGATAATGGGCGAGACTGGCATGGACTGGCTGGATATCGTAAACCCTCCTGAGAGCGAAGACATAGATGATAACGGGCATATTCATACTTTTGAATGGGTACTGAGAAAAAAGCCTGACGGTGACTGTTTATTTTTAGACGGGGACGGCAAGTGTAAGATATACGAGATACGCCCATATATTTGCCGCACATATCCCATGAGGCTTGATGAGGACGGCCTTGAAACATTCGTCTGTAAGGGATTAAAATGCGGCATGATCGATGATGTTGAGGCATTATCGATAGCTAAAACATTAAAGGACAGATACATTACAGAGTTAAAGGAGACTTTCAGCCTGTTCGAAAAATATGACGGTTCGGCTTCTTCCGGGCCTGTCACCGAGGACAGGATATACGTTGTACATGACAGCGAAGGCAGGCGAAAAGTGCGTATGTCCGAAGACGGCGGAACGTATTTCTTATGA
- a CDS encoding peroxiredoxin family protein — MYRMEYKTNVGDMAPDFTVRSTSGKNVRLYDCKNKKTVLLFFFDHERARCLDIISKIGLDHDRFKNMDVAVFPITGTDVEKAKTLKEKLELPFNILCDEDHGVIKMYKTGQCSTTAAHVCFEVITNVTEPTIFIIDTSGVIRSKMRVTSSNIPDNETLLMRCKEAGE; from the coding sequence ATGTACAGGATGGAATATAAGACAAACGTAGGGGATATGGCTCCCGATTTTACTGTAAGGAGCACATCCGGTAAAAACGTAAGATTATATGACTGTAAGAACAAAAAAACTGTGCTATTATTCTTTTTCGACCATGAAAGAGCCAGATGCCTTGACATTATTTCAAAAATCGGCCTGGATCATGACAGATTTAAAAATATGGACGTTGCAGTCTTTCCGATCACCGGCACAGATGTCGAGAAGGCTAAAACCCTAAAGGAAAAGCTTGAATTACCCTTCAATATCCTGTGTGACGAGGATCACGGCGTGATCAAGATGTACAAGACAGGACAGTGCAGCACAACGGCTGCGCACGTATGTTTTGAAGTGATAACTAACGTGACGGAGCCGACGATATTTATCATCGACACGAGCGGAGTGATAAGATCGAAAATGCGGGTGACATCGTCTAATATACCAGATAACGAGACGCTATTGATGCGCTGTAAAGAAGCCGGTGAATGA
- a CDS encoding YkgJ family cysteine cluster protein, translating to MLSRQDFFKIVRQRVKEDITTEQLYSAYEIYLICPKAASMGYIISGISSQACYRCGNCCRKPWRIEASLYDVLRWIREGRFDILADLRYVPRRKEDETAPNIKAQAIKMVELMAGHIAGCDRDLMAKAAFAIFAASRDDGCLVLPKSGEGGCIYHMDNGISSCGIHGTKPEVCMKFPKMV from the coding sequence ATGTTGAGCAGACAGGATTTCTTCAAAATAGTCCGCCAGAGGGTAAAAGAAGATATCACGACTGAGCAACTTTACTCTGCTTATGAGATATACCTGATATGTCCAAAAGCGGCATCAATGGGTTATATCATATCGGGCATATCGAGCCAGGCGTGTTACAGGTGCGGCAATTGCTGCAGGAAGCCATGGAGAATAGAGGCTTCCCTGTATGACGTGCTCAGGTGGATCAGAGAAGGCAGGTTTGATATACTCGCCGATCTTCGATATGTTCCCAGAAGAAAGGAGGACGAAACCGCTCCAAATATAAAGGCCCAGGCTATCAAGATGGTCGAGTTGATGGCCGGCCATATAGCCGGCTGCGACAGGGACCTCATGGCTAAGGCCGCATTCGCGATATTCGCGGCATCCAGGGATGACGGCTGCCTTGTATTGCCAAAGAGCGGTGAGGGAGGATGTATCTATCATATGGATAACGGCATATCCTCCTGCGGGATCCATGGCACGAAGCCTGAAGTTTGCATGAAGTTCCCGAAAATGGTCTAG
- a CDS encoding cupredoxin domain-containing protein, translating to MRKIRAKNSMTLAIVGAIIFTIILVSGCTSSPGDQSGYQARGYTSPDNVEVTETAGVAIKNFEFLPAEVTISKGGTVTWTNEDSAKHDIKFSDGTSPLLGKGESYSKSFEIAGTFDYICGIHPYMKGKVIVV from the coding sequence ATGAGGAAGATCAGGGCAAAGAATAGCATGACATTGGCTATTGTAGGGGCCATAATATTTACGATCATTCTGGTCTCAGGGTGTACTTCTTCTCCCGGCGATCAAAGTGGGTATCAGGCAAGAGGTTATACGTCCCCTGACAATGTGGAAGTAACCGAAACTGCCGGTGTTGCCATAAAAAATTTTGAGTTTTTACCCGCGGAAGTGACAATATCAAAAGGAGGTACAGTGACCTGGACAAATGAGGACAGCGCGAAACATGACATTAAGTTCTCTGACGGCACATCTCCTTTGCTGGGTAAAGGGGAGTCTTATTCAAAGAGTTTTGAGATCGCAGGCACGTTCGATTATATCTGCGGCATTCATCCGTATATGAAAGGTAAGGTGATAGTCGTATGA
- a CDS encoding radical SAM protein codes for MTAPETNRAVILDGYVDEPACLGVPPYMAPYPRYVAGALDCEVRYYTIDQLRKDRSILDVMKASDLVVAISGVTVPGKYLGGTPASLQELERYMSALSKPVKILGGPVSMFGAGSEGGKMARKMKFSQSFDIIATGDIEAVVSGFIREGLAVDPGLRRNSGDISEWAVRGARIVPQHPDFPYTMVELETYRGCFRGTCSFCTERFYGKPDFRPVKDIVEEVSALYRAGARHFRLGRQPDILTYMSKEIGEFPRPDPEAIEKLYRGIRTAAPDLKVLHMDNANPGTIAHYPEECRAILKTIVKYHTSGDVAAFGMESADPQVIKLNDLKAQPEEVLEAIRIVNEVGKTRGQNGLPELLPGLNFVHGLMGETKNTFRLNYDFLKRLLEEDLWVRRINIRQVMPFEGTEMAEFGEKLVNKHKGVFHSYKEKIREEIDMGMLRRVVPEGTVLRDVRMELFEKGVTFGRQIATYPILVGVPRESPIGNIGDYKVVGHGFRSITAVPYPLDINHAPSRVIESLPGVGKNRAANIIRSRPFNSPEDFIAAMDDPKVARALIEYFEYC; via the coding sequence ATGACAGCACCCGAAACAAACAGGGCCGTAATACTGGACGGGTATGTGGACGAGCCTGCATGCCTCGGGGTTCCGCCATACATGGCGCCATATCCCCGATATGTAGCGGGAGCTCTGGACTGTGAAGTGCGCTACTATACAATAGACCAGCTCAGAAAGGACCGTTCCATTCTTGACGTGATGAAAGCTTCAGACCTTGTCGTGGCGATATCGGGTGTCACAGTGCCCGGGAAGTATCTGGGAGGCACTCCCGCATCGCTGCAGGAGCTTGAACGCTATATGTCCGCTCTGAGTAAGCCTGTAAAGATACTCGGCGGGCCGGTGTCGATGTTCGGCGCAGGCAGCGAAGGCGGTAAAATGGCCCGAAAAATGAAGTTCAGCCAGAGCTTCGACATAATTGCTACGGGCGACATAGAGGCGGTCGTTAGTGGGTTTATTCGCGAGGGCCTGGCGGTTGATCCTGGGCTGAGACGTAACTCGGGAGATATTTCGGAATGGGCTGTCAGAGGGGCAAGAATAGTGCCGCAACATCCTGACTTTCCTTACACTATGGTCGAGCTGGAGACCTATCGCGGTTGTTTCAGGGGCACATGCTCTTTTTGTACGGAAAGGTTCTACGGTAAGCCCGATTTCCGACCTGTGAAGGACATAGTGGAAGAGGTATCGGCGCTTTATCGCGCAGGGGCAAGGCATTTCAGGCTGGGCAGGCAGCCCGACATTCTGACGTATATGTCAAAAGAGATCGGGGAGTTTCCCCGTCCTGACCCTGAAGCCATAGAGAAGTTATACCGCGGGATAAGAACGGCGGCACCTGACCTTAAAGTGCTTCACATGGACAATGCCAATCCGGGCACTATCGCGCACTATCCCGAAGAGTGCCGTGCTATACTTAAAACGATAGTAAAATATCATACTTCGGGGGATGTAGCCGCATTCGGTATGGAAAGCGCCGACCCGCAGGTGATAAAACTAAACGACCTTAAGGCACAGCCTGAAGAAGTTCTGGAGGCGATACGTATCGTCAACGAGGTCGGAAAGACCCGGGGACAGAATGGGCTGCCTGAACTGCTGCCCGGGCTGAATTTCGTCCACGGGCTTATGGGCGAGACGAAAAATACGTTCCGGCTTAATTATGATTTTCTTAAGAGGCTTCTGGAAGAGGATCTCTGGGTAAGGCGTATAAACATAAGGCAGGTAATGCCTTTCGAGGGCACCGAGATGGCTGAGTTTGGTGAAAAGCTCGTTAATAAGCACAAAGGCGTCTTTCACTCGTATAAGGAAAAGATCCGCGAGGAGATCGATATGGGGATGCTCCGGCGCGTAGTACCGGAGGGTACCGTTCTCAGGGATGTCCGAATGGAGCTATTTGAGAAAGGCGTGACGTTTGGCCGGCAAATAGCCACCTATCCCATACTTGTCGGTGTCCCACGGGAGTCACCTATCGGGAATATCGGTGACTATAAGGTCGTAGGCCACGGGTTCAGGTCTATCACTGCCGTTCCGTACCCGCTTGACATCAATCATGCCCCGTCCAGGGTGATCGAAAGCCTTCCGGGTGTAGGTAAAAACAGGGCCGCTAATATAATCCGCTCAAGGCCTTTTAATAGTCCTGAAGATTTCATCGCTGCCATGGACGACCCAAAGGTGGCCAGAGCACTTATAGAGTATTTTGAATACTGTTAG
- a CDS encoding 6-hydroxymethylpterin diphosphokinase MptE-like protein — protein MKYEEWEPYYKAILEDFGWTPEGDEAAARLISPMLPDPSPVLKKIRELIEGRDVLVCGKAPGLAGDLLKIDPSGYTVIAADGSTSILLRNGIVPDIIVSDLDGSHDDLLKANSEGSIILAHAHADNIDSVKKMVPKLKNVIGTTQAGPMENVFNFGGFSDGDRCVFLAKEFGAKSITIIGFNLDDTNVTPKKLKKLKWARKLLGVLGIKL, from the coding sequence ATGAAGTACGAAGAGTGGGAGCCATATTATAAGGCCATACTGGAAGATTTCGGATGGACGCCGGAGGGCGACGAAGCGGCGGCGAGGCTTATCTCGCCAATGCTTCCCGACCCTTCCCCTGTATTGAAAAAGATCAGGGAACTTATTGAGGGCAGGGACGTCCTGGTTTGCGGCAAGGCGCCCGGACTGGCAGGCGACCTTCTAAAGATCGATCCGTCCGGATATACTGTTATAGCTGCAGATGGCTCCACCTCCATACTTTTAAGGAATGGCATCGTGCCGGACATTATCGTTTCAGACCTTGACGGCAGCCACGATGACCTTTTGAAAGCTAATTCGGAAGGCTCTATTATACTCGCTCATGCGCATGCCGATAATATCGACAGCGTAAAAAAGATGGTACCAAAACTGAAGAACGTCATCGGTACCACTCAGGCAGGGCCTATGGAGAACGTCTTTAACTTCGGAGGTTTCTCTGACGGCGACAGGTGTGTTTTCCTGGCAAAAGAGTTCGGGGCTAAAAGCATCACTATAATCGGCTTCAACCTCGATGACACCAATGTCACCCCAAAAAAGCTTAAAAAGCTAAAATGGGCAAGAAAGCTGCTCGGCGTACTGGGCATAAAATTATAA
- the ileS gene encoding isoleucine--tRNA ligase has translation MIQEEKEQYNSKQIEAGIEEFWQSADAYNKTRALRKGNKRFFFVDGPPYTTGRIHLGTAWNKTIKDAVLRYRSMNGYDLMDRPGWDMHGLPIEVKVESILGFKNKKDIEEFGVARFTEECKKFAINNMHEMTTQFKRLGVWMNWDDPYMTLKNEYIEAAWWTIKQAHQKKLLERGLRNVNWCPRCETAIADSEVEYADKDDDSIYVKFPLKDGSGYLVIWTTTPWTIPSNMAVAAHKDFNYAFVHALPAPALEKASKEAGLDPETLMDKHSDGTPKPMRYSDKVARMKQAIGDARLGELYDEHGDKLIMMKDLIEGVMKLGRYADYHIIKEMSGEELEGTEYVHPLVDLIPYHKDVAHKVYLADFVVAENTGLVHVAPGHGYDDFELGLKKGIPAFCPVKQNGEYTKDVGAYSGLNVRDVNPRVIDDLRERKLLLGATKISHRYGHCWRCKTPIIYVTTDQWFIGVSKIKEEMLSEVKRVKWYPDWAGSARFYDWVSGARDWCVSRQRYWGIPIPIWKCENCGHLDVIGTKEELEHISGKSVPDLHRPFVDEISLECECGGKMRRVEDIFDVWFDSAVASWATLRFPERKDLMDWWPADFIVEGHDQTRGWFYSQLGAGMVGFGKAPYNGVCMHGFTLDEKGRKMSKSLGNVVAPEEVVDKFGADTLRLYVLSQNAPWEDLSFSWEECGNVHRTLNIFWNVYRFPLPYMVLDKFDPAKVTFDSVKDHLRVEDRWILSSLQAVIKTVDTHMAVYELHRATRAITTFILEDLSRWYVQLVRERTWVEAHDPDKLAAYRVLYDVLSTTVKLIAPFAPFMAERMYQNLVRCSDSSAPESVHMCDWPAVDASLLDEQLNKDMEIARKIVEACSNARQKAKRKLRWPVKKVVVSAETPDVVTAVKDLIGVIMEQTNSKSVIPLAPGEEYAELGVEVVPNPKVLGPAFKGAAGQVMAALKGVDGRKLKSAIEKEGRYLLETAAGEVEVTPDMVSFREIIPEHLALAEFTGGNVYVDVELTPELEAEGYTREVIRRIQDMRKEIKLNVDDRIKVDIKVEDDKVRGLVDSMREYTMNEVRANSFEFKPDGSVSGSLVKDWDVEGIPMKIGIEKV, from the coding sequence TAAAAATAAGAAGGACATCGAAGAGTTCGGTGTCGCCCGCTTTACCGAGGAATGTAAAAAGTTCGCCATCAACAACATGCATGAGATGACGACGCAGTTCAAGCGCCTTGGCGTATGGATGAACTGGGACGACCCGTACATGACACTCAAGAATGAGTACATCGAGGCAGCCTGGTGGACGATAAAGCAGGCGCACCAGAAGAAGCTTCTGGAGCGCGGCCTGAGGAACGTCAACTGGTGCCCGAGATGCGAGACCGCGATAGCCGACTCAGAGGTCGAATACGCTGATAAGGATGACGACTCTATCTACGTAAAATTCCCGCTTAAGGACGGAAGCGGCTACCTCGTCATATGGACGACGACCCCCTGGACTATACCGTCTAACATGGCAGTCGCGGCACACAAGGACTTTAACTATGCGTTCGTGCACGCCCTTCCGGCTCCGGCGCTCGAGAAAGCTTCAAAGGAAGCGGGACTTGATCCCGAGACATTGATGGACAAGCATTCCGACGGCACGCCAAAGCCGATGAGGTATTCGGACAAGGTCGCCAGGATGAAGCAGGCGATAGGCGACGCAAGACTGGGCGAGCTGTATGACGAGCACGGTGATAAGCTCATCATGATGAAAGACCTCATCGAAGGTGTGATGAAGCTCGGAAGGTACGCTGACTATCACATCATCAAGGAAATGAGCGGCGAAGAGCTTGAGGGCACGGAGTACGTGCATCCGCTTGTCGATCTCATCCCTTACCATAAGGATGTCGCGCACAAGGTCTACCTTGCAGACTTCGTTGTGGCTGAGAATACGGGCCTGGTACACGTAGCTCCCGGCCACGGTTATGATGACTTCGAGCTCGGCCTGAAGAAAGGCATACCTGCGTTCTGCCCTGTAAAGCAGAACGGAGAGTACACGAAGGACGTTGGAGCATATTCCGGGCTCAACGTCAGGGACGTGAACCCGAGAGTAATAGATGACCTGCGTGAAAGAAAGCTGCTTCTGGGCGCGACGAAGATCTCTCACAGGTACGGCCACTGCTGGAGATGCAAGACGCCTATCATCTATGTGACCACTGACCAGTGGTTCATAGGCGTCAGCAAGATAAAAGAGGAAATGCTGTCCGAGGTAAAACGCGTAAAGTGGTACCCTGACTGGGCCGGCTCCGCAAGGTTCTACGACTGGGTGAGCGGCGCCAGGGACTGGTGCGTTTCAAGGCAGCGCTACTGGGGCATACCCATACCCATATGGAAGTGCGAGAACTGCGGCCATTTAGATGTTATCGGGACAAAAGAGGAGCTCGAGCATATCTCGGGTAAGTCCGTGCCGGACCTTCACCGTCCGTTCGTGGACGAGATATCGCTTGAATGCGAGTGCGGCGGAAAGATGCGCCGCGTAGAGGACATATTCGACGTGTGGTTCGACTCCGCCGTGGCGTCCTGGGCGACTCTCAGGTTCCCCGAGAGGAAAGACCTCATGGACTGGTGGCCAGCCGACTTCATAGTAGAAGGCCATGACCAGACCAGAGGATGGTTCTATTCGCAGCTTGGCGCCGGAATGGTGGGCTTCGGAAAGGCGCCTTATAACGGGGTCTGCATGCACGGTTTCACGCTGGACGAAAAGGGCCGTAAGATGTCAAAGAGCCTCGGAAACGTCGTCGCTCCTGAAGAGGTCGTGGATAAGTTTGGCGCGGACACCTTGAGGCTGTACGTGCTTTCACAGAACGCGCCCTGGGAAGACCTTAGCTTCTCCTGGGAAGAATGCGGCAACGTCCATCGTACCCTGAACATATTCTGGAACGTTTACAGGTTCCCGCTTCCGTACATGGTACTGGATAAGTTCGATCCGGCAAAGGTGACATTTGATTCGGTAAAGGACCATCTCAGGGTCGAGGACCGCTGGATACTTTCGAGCCTGCAGGCTGTTATAAAGACGGTAGACACCCACATGGCGGTATATGAGCTTCACAGGGCTACAAGGGCAATAACCACATTCATACTCGAAGACCTTTCGAGATGGTACGTCCAGCTCGTGAGGGAAAGGACCTGGGTGGAGGCCCATGACCCGGATAAGCTCGCGGCATACAGGGTGCTCTATGACGTGCTTTCCACGACGGTAAAGCTTATAGCGCCTTTCGCACCGTTCATGGCGGAGCGTATGTACCAGAACCTGGTAAGGTGCTCCGACTCGTCCGCGCCGGAATCGGTCCATATGTGTGACTGGCCGGCAGTGGACGCTTCCCTGCTGGACGAGCAGCTTAACAAGGATATGGAGATAGCCAGAAAGATAGTCGAGGCCTGCTCGAACGCCAGGCAGAAAGCCAAGAGGAAGCTCAGGTGGCCTGTCAAGAAGGTTGTAGTGTCTGCGGAAACTCCCGACGTGGTGACAGCCGTTAAGGATCTTATCGGCGTGATCATGGAGCAGACCAACTCTAAGTCCGTGATACCCCTGGCACCCGGCGAGGAATATGCCGAGCTGGGAGTAGAGGTCGTCCCGAACCCGAAGGTGCTGGGGCCGGCTTTCAAAGGCGCTGCCGGACAGGTCATGGCAGCCCTTAAAGGGGTAGACGGCCGCAAGCTGAAATCAGCCATAGAGAAAGAGGGCAGATACTTGCTGGAGACCGCGGCGGGCGAGGTCGAGGTCACGCCTGACATGGTCAGCTTCCGCGAGATAATACCCGAGCATCTCGCACTGGCGGAGTTCACCGGAGGGAACGTATACGTCGACGTGGAACTGACGCCTGAGCTTGAGGCGGAAGGATACACCAGAGAAGTTATCAGGCGTATCCAGGACATGAGAAAAGAGATCAAGCTCAATGTCGACGACCGCATAAAAGTGGATATCAAGGTCGAGGATGACAAAGTCCGCGGCCTCGTCGACTCTATGAGGGAATATACGATGAACGAGGTCCGCGCGAACTCGTTCGAATTCAAGCCGGATGGCAGCGTCTCGGGCAGCCTGGTAAAGGACTGGGACGTCGAAGGCATCCCGATGAAGATAGGGATAGAAAAGGTATGA